In Aminiphilus circumscriptus DSM 16581, the sequence GCCCAGCGCCCAAAGGGCGACGAGCACCAGGGCGATCGCGTAGGACGGCGCCAGCGGAAGAAAGGCGATGGCCAGGGCCGTCAGGATCGGGCCGAGGATGATGAACACCGGAGCGGGAGAAAGATCCGCCAGATGTCCCAGGAGAGGCTGGGCCGTCATGTTCACGAAACCGGACATGGAGTTCAGGAACCCCGCCTGGGCGAGAGACAGGCCGAGGCGCGGCACGATCTCGGGCAGAAAGGCGGGCAGGAAGGCGGAGTGGAGATCGTTCAGCAAGTGTCCGAGGGACACCAGGTTCGTCTTGTAGAGGACGCTTCGCTCCTCGCTCCCGTTTTGTCTGTCGGGGCGGAGGCTGCTCTTCACGGAGGAATTCGTTTCGACACGGGCATTCATGTTCCGGACGGTCTCCTTTTCTCCCGTTCCGACGGAAACGGCACGATCCGCCCACGGGTCTCGGGTCCGGAACAGTATACGACAAAGGGCGATCTCCCAAACCGACCAAAGGGGAAACCGCCCGTCAGACCACCGTTTTTCTCCGAAAAGAAGAAAGTTATTCCTCTTCGCCGCCGGCGAAGACGTACCCTCTTCGGGAAATGGTGAGAATCACCTCGGGCTGTTCCGGATCCGTCTCGATCTTGCTCCGGAGATTTCTTACGTGCCAGCGCACCAGCCCCGTATCGGTCGTTCCCTGGGGAAATCCCCACACCTGCTGGAGCAGTTCCTGGCTGGAAAGCACCTCTCCCGCGTGGGTCATGAGGTAGGCCAGAAGGTCGCACTCGGTCTTGGTGAGGCGGATCTCTTCACCCCGCACGAAGGCCCGCCGCGACTCCAGGTTCAGAGCGACATCGCCGAGATCGACCATCTTCGCCTTGCCGTTTCCTCCGGGAAAAGCCGCCGCCGTCTCGGAAACGGCACGCTTGCCGCGCCGCAGCAGCGTGGAGACCCGGGCCAGCAACTCCTGAAGGTAGAAGGGCTTCACGAGGTAATCGTCCGCGCCGTGCTCCAGCCCGAGAACCCGGTCCGACACGGAGGAACGGGCGGTGAGAAAGAGCACCGGCGTGTCCGCCGTGTCACTGTGACGGCGAAGTCTCTGAAGGACCTGAATGCCATCCATGCGAGGCATGACGATATCGAGGATGATCAGATCCGGTCGGTGTTCGAGCGCCGCGGCAAATCCCTCGCTCCCCCCCGAAGCGGTGACCACGTGATAGCCTCTTTCGACAAGCCCCTTGCGCACCACTTCCACCAGGTCGGGATCATCGTCCACGAGAAGAATCTTCTGTGCCACGAGTCATTCCCCCCCTCTCTCCCTTGTTCGAAGACACCGCAGCGGCGAAAGGCCACTTTCCCCGAGACGCGGTTTTCAGCCATGTATTCTTCGTGATTCTCATGGTAGGGGAGAAGGTCCTTTTTCTGCGTTAGGGTTTTGTGAGAGTTTGTGCCGACAGTTCGAAAAAAGGACACTTTGAACCGGTGGAGAGAAAGCCTTCCCCTCATCCCCTTACAATGAGGGGATGAGGGGAAGGCGAATCGTGACCGTGGTGCCTTTGCCGAGTTCGCTCGCGGCGGCGATGCTCCCCCCGTGCGCCACGAGGATGCTGTGGGTGACCGAGAGCCCGAGCCCCATGCCCGAGGCGGGATCCGTGGAAAAGAAGGGATCGAAGATGTGGGGAAGATCCTGGGGATCGATGCCGCACCCGTCGTCCTCGATGGTGACCACCGCCTCACCGCCGCTCTTCTTCCCCCGCACCCACAGATGCCCCAGCGGGCGCTCCATGCGGTTCACCGCCTTCACCGCGTTGAGCAGCACGTTCACGAAGACCTGGAGCAACTGCTGGGAATCCGCGGAAACCCGGATGTCCGTCTCGACCTGCATGTCCATCTCCACGTTCGCCACGCGCTTTCGGTCGGAACAGGCCAGCTTCCACGATTCGGCGAGACACGACGCCAGAAGGACGGGCTCCACGCGGATCTCCCTGCGGCGCGAGAAGGATTTGAGCCCGTCTACAATGCGCTCCAGCCGTTCCGTGAGGCGCACGATGGCATTCACGTAATCCAACCGCTCCTCCAGGAGTTCCGCCTTGTTCTTGCGCCGCGGCGTGGTCAGGTTCTCCCGGAGCAGTTCCGCGTTCATGCGGATGGATGCCACGGGGTTGTTGATCTCGTGAGTCACGCCCGCCACCATGGTGCCCATGGTGGCGAGACGGTTCGCCTGTAGCGCTTGATTCATCTCCCCGAGCTGCGTCAAGAGCCGCCCCGCCTTGGCGAGCTCCACCTCCGTTTGCTTCACCGCGGTGATGTCCACGTGAACGCCGCTCATGCGCAGAGGGCGCCCCGCCTCGTCCCGGGCGGTCACCTTCGCCCGGGAGAGAACCCATTTTTGCGCTCCGTTTTTGGCGCGAACCCGGACCTGCACTTCGAAGAAGGCGATCGTTCCCTCCAGGTTGGCCCGGATCGCGCTCTCCACCATGGGAATGTCGTCGGGATGAACATAGCTTCGCCAGGAGTTCAGGTCCGCTGCTTCGATCTCGCTCGGATCGTACCCCAAAAGTTCCGCACAGCGGGGGCTATGATAGACCGTTCCCGCCGGGATGTCCCAATCCCAGTACCCCTCGCCGCTTCCTTCGAGAACCAGGCGAAACCGCTCCTCGCTCACCTCCAGGGCGTGACGGGTCACCACCAGATCCGTCACGTCGTTGGCGAAGACCGCCACGCGGAACACGCGCTCGTTCCGGAAGATGGGAACGACGGTCATGTCGAAGAACGTGCCGTCCGCGGCACGGTCACGGAAGGACACCCTGCTTCTCGAAGCGACGGCCTCCTCGAATCTGGCGCGGCGAGAGGCCGCCAGTTCGGGCGGAAAGAGATCGAACACCACCGTACCAAGCAGCGCCTCCAAGCTCTTGCCGAACCGAACGCAGCAGAGACGGTTCGGAAAGAGAATCCGCCCCTCCGGATCGAGCAGGATCGTGTAGATCGTGGCGGCATCGAGAAGCGTTCCCAGAGACTCCGCCATCTCCGCGGTCTCCAGGAGGTGGATCAGAAAGTCCGCCGATTCCAGAAAGCGGCTGTTCCGGGGAAGCAGCATCCGGCGCACGGAGTCTTCCGCGGCGGGACAAGTGCAGTCCTCCTCCCGGGAAGATTCGCCGCAGGACGCACACGGAGAGGACGCAACCTCCTCCGCGCCGTGCACCGATTCTCCGTTCCGTTCCTCCGGCCCCTCCGGACCGGAAACGACCGGAGCCCGCCCGTCCTCCTCGACCTCGTGCACCTGAAACACCTCTCCTCCACCCCGTGGGCGATTTCGTCCGTTTTCCGGGATGCGGTCGGCACCCCCTCCCCGACGAAGACCGACGCACAGCCGCGCAAGTCCTTCCGGGCCGTTTCCTCCAAAAACGCCGCCGAGAAAGAGGCGAATGCGAATGTGGAACCGGCTCTGTGGAGGCGCGCTCCGGACGGTCTTTTGGAACGATTCTTGTCTCCACTATACGCTCCCCGAGGCGAAAGCGCAAAAACGGAACCGTCGACGGGAGCGTCCGCGGGGAATCCCCCGAGACGCACATCGCCGCGGGGAATCCCCCGCGGCGATGACTTCATGGCCTGTATTTTTTCCCGTTCCGGGACGGGCGAGATCTAAAATCCCTGCTCTTTGTAGTAGCGTTCCGCACCCGGGTGGAAGGGGAACTCGATCTTCTCCGAGGCCGTTTTGAGCTCCAGCGCTTCGAGGGCCTTTACGGCCGCGGCCATCTCGTCCCGGTGCTCGAAGAGAAGTTTCGTCATGGTGTAGACCGTTTCCTCGGGAAGGTCCACCCGCACGACCATGGAGGTCATGGCCCCCACGGTGGGAATGTCCGTCGTGGCGCTCTTGTAGCTTCCTTTGGGGATGAGATACGCCTGGGTGCCGAAACGATCCCACATCTTCTTCAGAATCTCGTTTTCGAAAGGAAGAAGCACCACGTCGATCCGGCTCTCAAGATCCATGATGGCACTGAGGGGCAGCCCCGAGGAGACCACGTAGGCGTCCACGTGGCCGTCCGCCATCTGGTTGACGCCGTCCGCATAGGAGCTGTAGTTCACCTGTCCGCCCCAGGCGGTGAAATCCTCCTCGGTGACACCGTAGGCGTCCATGATCTGGCGCACCAGAAATTCCGTGATGTTTCCCCGAGCAAGCGTGGCATAGCGGAAGGGAAGCTTCTTGTTGAAGAGATCACCCACGGTGGTGATGCCGTTCTTGTCGGCGAAGTCCTTGCGAATCACGAAATAGACGTACTGGGGATAGAGATGAGCCAGCAAACGGACGTTCTCGAGACTCTGCCCCTTGAACGGTCCCTCGGGGTCGACGGACATGCCCGGATAGAGCACGGTGAAGGCCACGTCCACCTTCCCCTGGCTCATGTTGACCAGGTTCGGAATGGACCCCCCCGTGGTGACCGACACGGGAATGCCGTTCTTGCCGAACTCTTCACCCATGACGCCCCCCATGGCGTTCCAGATGCCCCCCGACGCGGCCGTGGCAAAACGGAGCGGTGCGTCCGCACACGCCATCGACGCACTCAGGAGCGCCACCATCAGAGCCACCGCACAGCAAAGATTCCGACGCATTCCCGTTCTTCTTCCAATCACATGAAGCCCCCCCTTCGTTTTTCCCCTCCGCATCGCCCGAACCCCCCGGACGCTGCACGATCTCTTCAGAGGAGAAACCACTCCCTCACTCGATGAAACAGGTTGTTAACAGAAGTCATTATACCCGCCCCACCGCTGCGAGCAAGATGCAAAACTCATGCATCATTTTCGTCATACTCCCCCAGAGCGATCACGGGATCGGAATCGGGCTCTCCGGAACGCCCGCTCCCGGGAGCGGCACCGTACGCTGGACGAATCTTTTAGGGAACCTCTGAATAAGGCTGCGTCAGCCCCGCAGGGCGCCTCGCAGAGCCTGATGCGACCCGAGTTCAAGGGCAAGCGAAAGATCTTTATTCAGAGCTTCCTTAGAACAGTTCTTTTCTCCACGCGACACTTCCGAGGACAAAACACCACACAACGGAGGCCGTTGTGGAAAATTTGTAAGATTTTTGTTTCGAAAGCTCTTCTGGATCACCTTGGTATTCCAGAAGGAACTGTGGTACAATTCCTCCGTTGTTTCGGTTTTTCCCTTTTCCTGCGATGAAAAACACCGCTACTCCGCTTTTTCTTCTGACACGGCTCCACCGTCAGATATCAAGGAGATCCGTCTCGTCTTTTCATCGCCCAGGCTTTGTCGTTTTTCTGCACTTCTTGACCATAAAACTATTCTTTCGTACTATGCATACCGTCATCCCTACGGCATTTCACATCCGAAAGGAGGAGTCGGCATCATGAGAAAGTTTCTGGTAGCAGCACTTGCGGTCATTCTTGTTCTCGGTACGCTCGGCACGGGATTCGCGGCGAAGGAGGGGTGGCCCGATCAGCTCCGGTTCATGGCGGGGCCTCCCGGAGGCAACTGGTTCGCCATGGGCGGAGCCATGGCGGATCTGTGGACGAAGGAAGTCCTCCAGACCACCAGCAGCACCGGCGGCGGCGTGGCGAACATCGTGAACGTGAACGCCGCGAAGGCGGACATGGGGCTCTCCGTGACCTCCATGATGGGCGCAGCGGCAAAGGGAGAGGATCCCTACAAAGAGGTCCTCGGCAACGCGGGGCTCTTCGCGAACCTCTACCGGCAGTACACCTACTTCATCATGCGCAAGGACTACGCGGAAAAGAACGGCATCAAGACGCTGGGCGACGTCATGGAGAAGAAGCTCCCCATCCGCTTCGCCACCCTGAAACCCGGCACGGCCTCGGAATTCGTCATCAAGTCCATTCTCCAGAAGGGATACGGCGTCTCCTGGGAGGACATCAAGAAGTGGGGCGGCTCCGTGGAGTTCAGCAACTACGATGACGGCGGCAATCTCCTCGCCGACAACCATCTGGACTGCTTCGCCTTCGCCGTGGGGCGGGCCGCGTCGGTGGTCATGAAGATCGAGAGCCAGACGGAGGTGGTACTCCTTCCCGTGGACGAATCGGCCCGGAAGGCCATGGCGGACGCCTACGGCACCACCACCTTCGACATCGAGCCCGGCATCTACAAGAGCGTCACCGAGCCCGTTCCCGTCGTGGGAGACTACACCTGCGTCGTCATCCGCCAGGACCTCCCGGAGGACCTCGTCTACGAGCTGGCGAAATCCCTCTGGGGCGGAAAGGCCACCATCGCCTCGGCCATCAAGGACCTGGAGGAGCTGGATCCCAAAGAGGCCATTTCCGTGGGCGTCCCCGCTCATCCCGGCGCGGTGAAGTTCTGGAAGGAAGCCGCGGGCAACTAGGACATCGGGCACCGGGGCAGCAAGAGACGAACAGGGCGGGAAGAATTCCCGCAGATGTTTCCCCGGGAATTTCGAAGGCACCGCCCCTCCGGGCGGAGGAGCAGCGTCGGGCGGGCGGCCTCGAAGGGCATCCCGCCCTGTTCATCTTCCGATCCGGTTTCCATTCCACGAGCGGGATCTCCCGCACCCGCGGAACAGGCTCACCGAAACGGGTGACGAAAAGAGAAGGAGGACTCGGCCACATGCGGGAACTTACGGGCAGGACCAAGCAGTTCATCTACGTCTATGTGATTCTCATGGGATGCTTCCATCTCTACACGGCCATCTTCGGCTCCTACGAGGCCTATCTCCAGCGGGCGATCCATCTCTCCTGGGTGCTGCCCCTCGGCTTTCTCCTCTATCCGGCCACGAAATCCGCTCCCAAGGACAGCATCCCTCTCTACGACTGGATTCTGGCCGCCCTCTCCGCCGTTCCTGGGCTGTACGTGATGCAAAACTACAGCAACATCGCCATGCGCATCGTCCAGGTGGACCCGGTGACGACGGTGCAGATCGCCCTGGCCTTTCTCCTCACGGTACTCCTCCTGGAGGGTACGCGGCGAGTGGTGGGCTTTCCTCTGGCGCTCATCGCGGCGTTCTTCGCGGGATACATGTACTTCGGCCACCTGCTGCCGGGAATCATGAAGGGACTCTCCTTCACCATCCCCGAGGTGGCGGAGCAGCTCTTCCTCACCGACGAGGGCATCTACGCCATTCCCCTCGGCGTCTCCGCCACCTTCGTCATGGTCTTCCTCATCTTCGGCGGCTTTCTCGAAAAAAGCGGCATCGGGGCCTACTTCATGGAGTTCGCCCAGGCCTTCGCGGGCACCACACCGGGCGGCCCGGCGAAGATCGCCGTGGTGAGTTCCTGTCTCTTCGGCTCCATCTCGGGCTCCGCCGTGGCGAACGTGTACGGCACGGGGACCTTTACGATTCCCCTGATGAAACGCCTGGGGTACGCCCCCTACTTCGCGGGGGCCGTGGAGGCCGTGGCGAGTTCGGGAGGACAGATCATGCCGCCCATCATGGGAGCCGGAGCCTTCATCATGGCCTCCCTCCTGGGAATCCAGTACGGCAGAATCGTCATCGCCGCCATCGTGCCCGCGCTGCTGTACTACGCGGCGGTGTTTCTCATGGTGCACCTCCGGGCCCTCAAACGGGGGCTCAAGGGACTTTCACCGGAGGAACTTCCCTCCAAGCGGGGCGTGGTGAAACGCCTCTACAACCTGATTCCCATCGTAGGACTCGTGTGGATGCTCATGACGGGGTACTCGCCCATGCTCTCGGCGGTGCTCGGCATCGGCATGGCCTGGCTCGTCTCCCTTCCGAGCAGGGAGCACCGCATGGGGCCGAAGGCGATCCTCGACGCCATCTACGCCGGAGCGAAGAACATTCCCGTGGTGGGCATCGCCTGCGCCTCCGCGGGCATCATCGTGGGCTCCGTGGCACTCACGGGCTTCGGCTTCAAATTCGTGGGGTTCATCTTCTCCTTCGCGGGAAACATTCCCTTCCTGGCACTGCTCCTCATCATGCTCATCTCCCTCGTCCTCGGAATGGGGCTCCCCACCACGGGCGCCTACATTCTCGCGGCGGCCCTGGGCGTTCCCGCGCTGGTGAAGATGGGGTTTTCCCCCCTGAGCGCCCACATGTTCGTCTTCTACTTCGCCATCGTCTCGGCCATCACGCCCCCTGTGGCGCTCGCGGCCTACGCGGCCAGCTCCATCGCCGGGGCAAGCCCGAACCAGACGGGTTTCCAGGCCATGCGCCTGGGCATTCTGGCCTTCATCGTCCCCTTCGCCTTCTGCTACGACCCATCGCTGCTCCTGCAGGGAACGGCCCTGCAGAACCTCGCCGCCGTGGCGGGAGGCGCCACAGCGGCCCTGGCGATGGGCTTCGCCATGGAGGGCTATCTGGCGGGACTGCTCTCCCTGTGGCAGCGAGGGATCTTTCTCCTTGCGGGACTGGCCTGCCTCACGCCGCTGTACACCCTCAAGGGGGCGGGCATCGCCCTGACCATCGCAGGTATGGCGCTCTTCTGGGGAAAGGGACCGAAGCAAACACCCCGGACACCCGCACAAGCGGCGTAACCCGAAGGAAACCGACACAGCGCAACCGCGACACGGACACGAACCTCCCGAAAAGAACGCGACAACACCGACAGCACTCCGGTCCGACCGGCGACACGAAAAAGGGCGAGAGAGGCCGCAATGTGCGGCCTCTCTCGCCCTTTTGGAAAGTCCTCTGAAAACGTCCTCGCCGGATTCGCCCGCTTGAAAACGGCTCACAGGAATTCCGCGGCGGCTTTCACAAGGATTCCTCGGGTCTCTTCCTGTTTTCCGTCACAGCTTTTCTCTAGGCAAGAGTCCTTCCTTGCATCCTCTTCTCATGATGACTTTTACACACTCTTGAGCGCATACTCCGCCGCAACTCCCTCACGTGCCTCTTCATCATGCGTGCATACGTGAGAGCGGCTACATGGTTGCATGAGGGCTGGTGTTGCGCGACGGAGGCCCCCCGCACCTCTTTCTTTACCGGCTGACCTCCAGGCGCACCTGCACGGCCGTGTCGGGGAAATCCGTGAAGAAACCGTCCACGCCGAGAGCGATCCACTTGCGGTATTCCTCCCGGGGATCGCCGTTGTATTCCGCCGCGAGATACTTGGCCTCGTTGCGCATGGTGTAGATGTGCACCGCAAGCCCTGCCGCGTGGGCATCCTGCAACAGGTTCGTCTCGGGCTGAAGCTTGTTGTCCTTGTCCCTGGCGAGGATGAGTTCTTTCCACGGTCCGATGCCGTAGGCGTAGGTGGCGATCTCCTTCAGCATCTCCGGCGTGGCCATGTTCCGGTAGGTGGTGGTACCTCCCTTGGCGAGCACGCATCCGGGTTTCATGTCGTACTCGTCGAAGAGCTGGATGAGGCGGATGTTCGTCTTTCCCTTCAGTTCCTTCAGGTTATCGATCTCGAAGGACTGGATGAACACGGGAGCGTCGGCCCGGTCGTAACCGTTCTGCTTCAGGACCGCCAGAAGGGGCTCTTCAAGGGAGAGACCGATGGCATCATGGTAGGAGGGATGTTTGGTCTCGGGATAGATGCCGATGACCCGCCCCTTCTCCTTTTCCTTGGCTTTGACGAGGCTGATCATCTCCTGGAAGGTGGGAATCTCGTAGAGCCCGTCCTTGGAGTGATCCCGAAAATCCGTCCGCTCCTTCACCCGCAGGGTCTTGATCTCCGCAAGGGTGAAATCCTCGGCGAACCATCCCTCTTCCTCCACGCCGTCGATGACGACCTTTTTCTTTCTGTCGGGGAATTTCTTCGCCGCGTCCGTGGTGGCGCCGATTTCGCACTCATGACGGCAGATGAGCACTCCGTCTTTGGTGGAGACAAGGTCGGGTTCCACATAGTCCGCGCCCATCTCGATCGCCAGTTCGTAGGACCTGAGGGTGTGCTCCGGCACGTAGCCGCAGGCCCCCCGGTGGCCGATCACCAGGAAACGCTTCCCCATCTCCTCCGCGGCGGCCATTCCCGCCAGGAGACACACCACCAGCAGAGCCAGGAACATGTTCCGCTTCATCATCT encodes:
- a CDS encoding TAXI family TRAP transporter solute-binding subunit, which gives rise to MRKFLVAALAVILVLGTLGTGFAAKEGWPDQLRFMAGPPGGNWFAMGGAMADLWTKEVLQTTSSTGGGVANIVNVNAAKADMGLSVTSMMGAAAKGEDPYKEVLGNAGLFANLYRQYTYFIMRKDYAEKNGIKTLGDVMEKKLPIRFATLKPGTASEFVIKSILQKGYGVSWEDIKKWGGSVEFSNYDDGGNLLADNHLDCFAFAVGRAASVVMKIESQTEVVLLPVDESARKAMADAYGTTTFDIEPGIYKSVTEPVPVVGDYTCVVIRQDLPEDLVYELAKSLWGGKATIASAIKDLEELDPKEAISVGVPAHPGAVKFWKEAAGN
- a CDS encoding glycerophosphodiester phosphodiesterase, which encodes MKRNMFLALLVVCLLAGMAAAEEMGKRFLVIGHRGACGYVPEHTLRSYELAIEMGADYVEPDLVSTKDGVLICRHECEIGATTDAAKKFPDRKKKVVIDGVEEEGWFAEDFTLAEIKTLRVKERTDFRDHSKDGLYEIPTFQEMISLVKAKEKEKGRVIGIYPETKHPSYHDAIGLSLEEPLLAVLKQNGYDRADAPVFIQSFEIDNLKELKGKTNIRLIQLFDEYDMKPGCVLAKGGTTTYRNMATPEMLKEIATYAYGIGPWKELILARDKDNKLQPETNLLQDAHAAGLAVHIYTMRNEAKYLAAEYNGDPREEYRKWIALGVDGFFTDFPDTAVQVRLEVSR
- a CDS encoding PAS domain-containing sensor histidine kinase; amino-acid sequence: MHEVEEDGRAPVVSGPEGPEERNGESVHGAEEVASSPCASCGESSREEDCTCPAAEDSVRRMLLPRNSRFLESADFLIHLLETAEMAESLGTLLDAATIYTILLDPEGRILFPNRLCCVRFGKSLEALLGTVVFDLFPPELAASRRARFEEAVASRSRVSFRDRAADGTFFDMTVVPIFRNERVFRVAVFANDVTDLVVTRHALEVSEERFRLVLEGSGEGYWDWDIPAGTVYHSPRCAELLGYDPSEIEAADLNSWRSYVHPDDIPMVESAIRANLEGTIAFFEVQVRVRAKNGAQKWVLSRAKVTARDEAGRPLRMSGVHVDITAVKQTEVELAKAGRLLTQLGEMNQALQANRLATMGTMVAGVTHEINNPVASIRMNAELLRENLTTPRRKNKAELLEERLDYVNAIVRLTERLERIVDGLKSFSRRREIRVEPVLLASCLAESWKLACSDRKRVANVEMDMQVETDIRVSADSQQLLQVFVNVLLNAVKAVNRMERPLGHLWVRGKKSGGEAVVTIEDDGCGIDPQDLPHIFDPFFSTDPASGMGLGLSVTHSILVAHGGSIAAASELGKGTTVTIRLPLIPSL
- a CDS encoding TRAP transporter permease; the encoded protein is MRELTGRTKQFIYVYVILMGCFHLYTAIFGSYEAYLQRAIHLSWVLPLGFLLYPATKSAPKDSIPLYDWILAALSAVPGLYVMQNYSNIAMRIVQVDPVTTVQIALAFLLTVLLLEGTRRVVGFPLALIAAFFAGYMYFGHLLPGIMKGLSFTIPEVAEQLFLTDEGIYAIPLGVSATFVMVFLIFGGFLEKSGIGAYFMEFAQAFAGTTPGGPAKIAVVSSCLFGSISGSAVANVYGTGTFTIPLMKRLGYAPYFAGAVEAVASSGGQIMPPIMGAGAFIMASLLGIQYGRIVIAAIVPALLYYAAVFLMVHLRALKRGLKGLSPEELPSKRGVVKRLYNLIPIVGLVWMLMTGYSPMLSAVLGIGMAWLVSLPSREHRMGPKAILDAIYAGAKNIPVVGIACASAGIIVGSVALTGFGFKFVGFIFSFAGNIPFLALLLIMLISLVLGMGLPTTGAYILAAALGVPALVKMGFSPLSAHMFVFYFAIVSAITPPVALAAYAASSIAGASPNQTGFQAMRLGILAFIVPFAFCYDPSLLLQGTALQNLAAVAGGATAALAMGFAMEGYLAGLLSLWQRGIFLLAGLACLTPLYTLKGAGIALTIAGMALFWGKGPKQTPRTPAQAA
- a CDS encoding TAXI family TRAP transporter solute-binding subunit, with product MIGRRTGMRRNLCCAVALMVALLSASMACADAPLRFATAASGGIWNAMGGVMGEEFGKNGIPVSVTTGGSIPNLVNMSQGKVDVAFTVLYPGMSVDPEGPFKGQSLENVRLLAHLYPQYVYFVIRKDFADKNGITTVGDLFNKKLPFRYATLARGNITEFLVRQIMDAYGVTEEDFTAWGGQVNYSSYADGVNQMADGHVDAYVVSSGLPLSAIMDLESRIDVVLLPFENEILKKMWDRFGTQAYLIPKGSYKSATTDIPTVGAMTSMVVRVDLPEETVYTMTKLLFEHRDEMAAAVKALEALELKTASEKIEFPFHPGAERYYKEQGF
- a CDS encoding response regulator transcription factor; amino-acid sequence: MAQKILLVDDDPDLVEVVRKGLVERGYHVVTASGGSEGFAAALEHRPDLIILDIVMPRMDGIQVLQRLRRHSDTADTPVLFLTARSSVSDRVLGLEHGADDYLVKPFYLQELLARVSTLLRRGKRAVSETAAAFPGGNGKAKMVDLGDVALNLESRRAFVRGEEIRLTKTECDLLAYLMTHAGEVLSSQELLQQVWGFPQGTTDTGLVRWHVRNLRSKIETDPEQPEVILTISRRGYVFAGGEEE